From a single Fusobacterium sp. FSA-380-WT-3A genomic region:
- a CDS encoding MerR family transcriptional regulator: MEINKKEKFYKIGEISKLYNISSDILRHYDKIGLVSPDFIGDNGYRYYSKKQIWKLNNIRNLRNLGFGLKEIQDFLDERNINSATEILELQLKKIQENIANLQELKEEIENKLTNIEFFKNFKDFDKPIIKYIPKRKFLRSKGLFNKEWEIDFEHKILNAKTEYDNDFILTNNEMGATITQENFLAGKYDTFSETFIINDERGEILEEGYFLTIVFKGSYTNINKYYEILKDYILENNLEILGDAHEIYHIEKHITEDEKEFITEIQIPIKRN, translated from the coding sequence ATGGAGATAAATAAAAAAGAAAAATTTTATAAAATAGGAGAAATCAGCAAACTTTATAATATAAGTTCTGATATACTTAGACACTATGATAAAATAGGACTTGTTTCACCAGATTTTATAGGGGATAACGGCTATCGCTATTATTCTAAAAAACAGATTTGGAAATTAAATAATATACGAAATTTGAGAAATCTAGGTTTCGGACTTAAAGAGATACAAGACTTTTTAGATGAGAGAAATATCAATTCTGCCACAGAGATTTTAGAATTACAATTAAAAAAAATTCAAGAAAATATAGCCAATCTTCAAGAATTAAAAGAGGAGATTGAAAATAAACTAACCAATATTGAATTTTTTAAAAACTTTAAAGATTTTGATAAACCTATTATTAAATATATTCCTAAAAGGAAGTTTTTACGTTCTAAAGGACTTTTTAACAAAGAGTGGGAGATTGATTTTGAGCATAAGATTTTAAATGCCAAAACTGAATATGACAATGATTTTATACTGACAAATAATGAAATGGGAGCTACTATTACACAAGAAAATTTTTTAGCTGGTAAATACGACACTTTTTCTGAAACTTTTATCATAAATGATGAAAGAGGAGAAATTTTAGAGGAGGGATATTTCCTTACTATTGTTTTCAAAGGTAGTTATACAAACATTAATAAGTACTATGAAATTTTAAAAGATTATATCTTAGAAAATAATCTTGAGATTTTAGGAGATGCCCACGAAATATATCATATAGAAAAACATATTACAGAAGATGAAAAAGAGTTTATAACTGAAATTCAAATACCAATTAAAAGAAATTAA
- the mnmE gene encoding tRNA uridine-5-carboxymethylaminomethyl(34) synthesis GTPase MnmE yields the protein MMFDTIAAISTPRGEGGIGIVRLSGDKAIEILGKVFKPKSQKNVEDIKSYTINYGHIYDNETLVDEVLVSVMKAPNTYTREDIVEINCHGGYLITEKVLELVLKNGCKIAEPGEFTRRAFLNGRLDLTQAEAVIDLIHGKTEKSISLSLNNLRGDLKEQIAHLKKILLDVAAHVNVVLDYPEEGVDEPIPDNLIRDLHNVHDTITKLVESYDKGKMIKEGIKTAIVGKPNVGKSSLLNSILREERAIVTSIAGTTRDTIEEIINIKGIPLVMVDTAGIRETQDEVENIGVQKSKKVLQEADLVLFVMDSSRELSEEDKEIYENIQSEKVIGILNKIDIERKLDITSLTKVKKWIEISALENIGIENLENEIYNFILSENIEDSSEKLIITNIRHKSALEKTKKAIENIFETIDMGYPMDLIAVDLNDAMDSLSEVTGEISSEDLLDHIFSNFCVGK from the coding sequence ACTAGGGAAAGTTTTCAAACCTAAATCTCAAAAAAATGTTGAGGATATAAAAAGTTATACAATTAACTATGGGCATATTTATGACAATGAAACTTTAGTAGATGAAGTATTGGTATCTGTTATGAAAGCTCCTAATACTTATACTAGAGAGGATATTGTAGAGATAAACTGTCATGGGGGATATTTAATAACTGAAAAAGTATTGGAACTTGTATTAAAAAATGGATGTAAAATAGCTGAACCAGGTGAGTTTACAAGAAGAGCTTTTTTAAATGGAAGACTTGATTTGACTCAGGCTGAAGCTGTAATAGATTTAATCCATGGAAAAACAGAAAAAAGTATATCTCTTTCTTTAAATAATTTGAGAGGAGATTTAAAAGAACAAATAGCTCATCTTAAAAAGATACTTTTAGATGTGGCTGCTCATGTTAATGTGGTCTTAGATTATCCAGAGGAAGGTGTAGATGAACCAATCCCTGATAATCTTATAAGAGATTTACATAATGTACATGATACAATAACAAAACTTGTAGAATCATATGATAAAGGTAAGATGATAAAAGAGGGTATAAAAACAGCTATTGTTGGAAAGCCTAATGTTGGAAAATCTAGCCTTTTAAACTCAATTTTAAGAGAGGAAAGAGCAATCGTAACAAGTATTGCTGGTACTACAAGAGATACAATAGAGGAAATTATTAATATTAAAGGAATACCATTAGTAATGGTAGATACAGCTGGAATTCGAGAAACTCAAGATGAAGTTGAAAATATTGGGGTTCAAAAATCTAAAAAAGTTTTACAAGAAGCAGATTTAGTATTATTTGTAATGGATTCTTCAAGAGAGTTATCTGAAGAAGACAAAGAGATATATGAAAATATCCAAAGTGAAAAGGTAATAGGAATATTAAATAAGATAGATATTGAGAGAAAATTAGATATAACTTCTCTAACTAAAGTTAAGAAATGGATAGAGATATCAGCTCTTGAAAATATCGGTATAGAAAATCTTGAAAATGAAATTTATAATTTTATCCTATCTGAAAATATTGAGGATAGTTCTGAAAAGCTTATAATCACAAATATAAGACATAAATCAGCTCTTGAAAAAACAAAAAAAGCTATAGAAAATATTTTTGAAACAATAGATATGGGTTATCCAATGGATTTAATAGCTGTGGATTTAAATGATGCTATGGATTCATTATCAGAGGTAACTGGAGAGATATCTAGTGAAGATTTATTAGACCATATATTTAGTAATTTCTGTGTAGGTAAATAG
- a CDS encoding type II toxin-antitoxin system HipA family toxin produces MEIIKSLQVFYQGIKVGTLAMLPNNLVAFEYDSKWLIEGFSISPFSLPLVKKVFIPKIDPFDGLFGVFSDSLPDGWGKLLVDRLLINKKINPREVNLLNRLAIVGDSGMGALTYRPEYDFKIKENEKDLDKLAIACSEMLNTNYSKDLDKLFLLGGSSGGARPKILTNIDNEEWIIKFPSSYDVNDIGKIEYEYSLCARKCGIELPETRLFPSKISSGYFGVKRFDRKLTDDGKEKRIHMISVSGLLETSHRLPNLDYNLLMQLTLKLTMSFEEVKKMYKLMCFNVFAHNRDDHSKNFSFIYDEDTKEWKLSPAYDLTYSYSINGEHATTINGEGKNPTLKDILKVAENIGMNMEEAQSIAKDIEKIVKKDLGKILKKMNR; encoded by the coding sequence ATGGAAATTATTAAATCTTTACAGGTATTTTATCAAGGTATAAAAGTGGGGACTTTGGCTATGTTACCCAATAATCTTGTAGCTTTTGAATATGATAGTAAATGGTTAATAGAGGGATTTTCTATAAGTCCATTTAGTTTACCTTTAGTAAAAAAAGTTTTTATTCCAAAGATAGACCCTTTTGATGGCTTATTTGGAGTATTTTCTGATAGTTTACCAGATGGTTGGGGGAAACTTTTGGTAGATAGATTACTTATTAACAAAAAAATAAATCCAAGAGAGGTAAATTTATTAAATAGATTGGCAATAGTTGGAGACTCAGGAATGGGAGCTTTAACTTATAGACCTGAGTATGATTTTAAAATAAAGGAAAATGAAAAAGATTTAGATAAATTGGCTATAGCTTGTAGTGAAATGTTAAATACAAATTATTCAAAAGATTTGGATAAACTCTTTTTACTTGGAGGTTCTTCAGGGGGAGCAAGACCAAAAATCTTAACTAATATAGATAATGAAGAGTGGATAATAAAGTTTCCATCTTCTTATGATGTGAATGATATAGGAAAAATAGAGTATGAATATTCATTATGTGCTAGAAAATGTGGGATTGAACTTCCTGAAACAAGATTATTTCCCTCAAAAATTTCATCAGGATATTTTGGAGTAAAAAGATTTGATAGAAAATTAACTGATGATGGAAAAGAAAAAAGAATACATATGATTTCTGTAAGTGGATTATTAGAAACCTCTCATAGATTACCCAACCTTGATTATAATTTATTAATGCAACTTACTCTAAAACTTACAATGAGTTTTGAAGAAGTAAAAAAAATGTATAAGTTGATGTGTTTTAATGTTTTTGCTCATAATAGAGATGACCATTCTAAAAATTTTTCATTTATTTATGATGAAGATACAAAAGAATGGAAACTTTCTCCAGCTTATGACTTGACTTATAGTTATTCTATAAATGGGGAACACGCTACAACTATAAATGGAGAGGGTAAAAACCCAACTCTAAAGGATATATTAAAGGTTGCTGAAAATATAGGAATGAATATGGAAGAGGCTCAAAGTATAGCCAAGGATATAGAAAAAATAGTAAAAAAAGATTTAGGAAAGATATTAAAGAAGATGAATAGATAA
- a CDS encoding dihydrolipoamide acetyltransferase, with translation MENKKFKSINFTKSGAGNLVGKIILPKKWLDDMEINIDNPFIELYYNENKKQIIIEKKK, from the coding sequence ATGGAAAATAAAAAATTCAAGTCTATTAATTTTACAAAAAGTGGTGCAGGAAATTTAGTAGGAAAAATTATCTTACCTAAGAAATGGTTAGATGACATGGAAATTAATATTGATAACCCCTTTATTGAACTTTACTATAATGAAAATAAAAAACAAATCATTATAGAAAAGAAAAAGTAA
- a CDS encoding MBL fold metallo-hydrolase: MKIFYIFHSGFAIELDNYKFIFDYYSKYKKENRKFKIEDFIIDSKNILVFSSHSHNDHFDEKILKWKEVNPNIKYILSDDIKLISKNFNCHFVKEGDILKIDDIEIKVFSSTDLGVSFFIKYKDKTFFHSGDLNWWYWSDDTKEEEEYMRNLYFDKIQAIENSLKGETIDYLFYPVDPRLEEFGFLGVEYFLEKLKVKNLIPMHMFRKYNFVDKLELKLKDISIIKTKEENSLILETEN; the protein is encoded by the coding sequence ATGAAAATTTTTTATATATTTCACAGTGGTTTTGCTATAGAATTAGATAATTACAAATTTATCTTTGATTACTACTCAAAATATAAAAAAGAAAATAGAAAATTTAAAATAGAAGATTTTATTATTGATAGTAAGAATATTCTAGTTTTTTCATCTCATAGTCATAATGACCATTTTGATGAGAAAATTCTTAAATGGAAAGAGGTTAATCCAAATATTAAATACATTCTAAGTGATGATATTAAATTAATTTCAAAAAATTTTAATTGCCACTTTGTAAAAGAGGGGGATATATTAAAAATTGATGATATTGAGATAAAAGTTTTTAGTTCAACTGATTTAGGAGTTTCATTTTTCATAAAATACAAAGATAAAACTTTCTTCCATTCAGGAGATTTAAACTGGTGGTATTGGTCAGATGACACAAAAGAGGAAGAAGAATATATGAGAAATCTATATTTTGATAAAATTCAAGCTATTGAAAACTCTTTAAAAGGTGAAACTATAGACTATCTTTTCTATCCTGTTGACCCAAGACTTGAAGAATTTGGTTTTTTAGGTGTTGAATATTTCCTAGAAAAATTAAAAGTAAAAAATCTTATACCTATGCATATGTTCCGTAAATATAATTTTGTAGATAAATTAGAGCTAAAACTAAAAGATATATCTATCATCAAAACTAAAGAGGAAAACTCTTTAATCTTAGAAACTGAAAATTAA
- the eis gene encoding enhanced intracellular survival protein Eis, translated as MIRYGLDRDFEKAKEIWKECFLDSYEEREFYFSNLYNKDKFLVLEEDNEIKASLHENPYKLNINGNLFNSVYIVGVGVLPEYRGKGYMDRLIKSCIIDNRHKGMEFFYLCPINPMIYRKYGFEYISNLVEYSMKIDEIPYNKIDRDYSIKKVDIDRDYLELDKIYRERMKNFNTYVERDREYYKKWIGEIRNDGGDIYSIYLDNEIKGYIALYRKEKIEIREIFGVDKKAIENLLAFVKTFKEYYQEILIKNPDDSILDYCFLNQNTITKEKYPFIMGRILNPISVFRMVKYSHININIFINDDIIEENNGVYKFNSEGEISFEKSNYWDIKINIGDLSSLLFGQLTVDELLFLEKIQVKNIEALEELKKVFVVGKNYIQDYQ; from the coding sequence ATGATAAGATATGGATTAGATAGAGATTTTGAAAAAGCCAAAGAGATTTGGAAAGAGTGTTTTTTAGATTCTTATGAGGAGAGAGAATTTTATTTTAGTAATCTATATAATAAAGATAAATTTTTGGTATTAGAAGAAGATAATGAGATTAAAGCTTCACTTCATGAAAATCCATATAAATTGAATATAAATGGAAATCTATTTAACTCTGTCTATATTGTAGGTGTAGGAGTTTTGCCAGAATATAGAGGAAAAGGTTATATGGATAGATTAATAAAAAGTTGTATTATTGATAATAGACATAAAGGAATGGAATTTTTCTATCTTTGTCCAATAAATCCAATGATATATAGAAAATACGGCTTTGAATATATAAGTAATTTAGTAGAATATTCTATGAAAATTGATGAAATTCCCTATAATAAAATAGATAGAGATTATAGTATAAAAAAAGTTGATATTGATAGAGATTATTTAGAATTGGATAAAATTTATAGGGAAAGAATGAAAAATTTTAATACCTATGTAGAAAGAGATAGAGAATATTATAAAAAATGGATAGGAGAGATTAGAAATGATGGTGGAGATATTTATTCTATTTATTTAGATAATGAGATAAAAGGTTATATAGCTCTTTATAGAAAAGAAAAGATTGAGATTAGAGAAATATTTGGAGTGGACAAAAAGGCTATAGAAAATCTACTTGCCTTTGTAAAAACTTTTAAGGAATATTATCAAGAAATCCTAATAAAAAACCCTGATGATAGTATATTAGATTATTGTTTTTTAAATCAAAATACTATAACTAAAGAAAAATATCCATTTATTATGGGTAGAATTTTAAACCCAATATCAGTATTTAGAATGGTAAAATATAGTCATATAAACATTAATATTTTTATAAATGATGATATAATAGAAGAAAATAATGGAGTTTATAAATTTAATAGTGAGGGAGAAATAAGTTTTGAAAAATCTAACTATTGGGATATTAAAATAAATATAGGTGATTTATCTTCACTTTTATTTGGACAACTTACTGTAGATGAATTGTTATTTTTGGAGAAAATTCAAGTAAAAAATATTGAAGCTTTGGAAGAATTGAAAAAAGTATTTGTGGTTGGAAAAAACTATATTCAAGATTATCAATAA
- a CDS encoding DUF2156 domain-containing protein: MLKDLTIDSKSEIDSFLKYRFQLSDLNFTNLLIWSKSENIKYYIEDETLFIKGNYMGEDYYFSPIRKDLDFEKLKVAFKKIADEKVHTVFIPCEYGDILKDEFNLIKSRDSFDYIYNQVDLGELKGRKFSQKKNKINQFIKKYNFTYEKISEENIDKIIEFQYQWLINKINLEPESKEILEEENLGIIEILKNYFTLNLRGGLIRVDNKLIGYAIGEKITEDMGVIHIEKGNTEYSGIYQMINKFVAKEEFSDVKYLNREDDFGVEGLRTAKMSYHPIKLLEKYTMI, encoded by the coding sequence TTGCTAAAAGATTTAACTATTGATTCAAAAAGTGAGATTGATTCTTTTCTAAAGTATAGATTTCAATTATCTGATTTAAATTTTACAAATTTATTAATTTGGAGTAAAAGTGAAAATATAAAATATTATATAGAAGATGAAACTCTTTTTATCAAAGGAAATTATATGGGAGAGGACTATTATTTTTCTCCTATTAGAAAAGATTTAGATTTCGAAAAATTAAAAGTTGCTTTTAAAAAAATAGCTGATGAAAAAGTTCACACTGTTTTTATTCCTTGTGAATATGGGGATATATTAAAAGATGAATTCAATCTTATAAAATCGAGAGATTCTTTCGACTACATCTATAATCAAGTTGATTTAGGAGAGTTAAAAGGAAGAAAATTCTCTCAAAAGAAAAATAAGATAAATCAATTTATAAAAAAATATAATTTTACCTATGAAAAAATCTCCGAAGAAAATATTGATAAAATTATAGAATTTCAATATCAATGGCTTATAAATAAAATTAATTTAGAGCCTGAATCTAAAGAGATTTTAGAGGAAGAAAATTTAGGAATTATTGAAATTTTAAAAAATTACTTTACTTTAAATCTTCGTGGAGGATTAATAAGGGTTGATAATAAGCTTATTGGATATGCTATTGGAGAAAAAATAACAGAAGATATGGGGGTTATTCATATTGAAAAAGGTAATACTGAGTATTCTGGAATTTACCAAATGATAAATAAATTTGTAGCGAAAGAAGAATTTTCAGATGTAAAATATCTTAATAGAGAAGATGATTTTGGAGTTGAGGGATTAAGAACTGCAAAAATGTCTTACCACCCCATAAAACTTTTAGAAAAATACACTATGATATAG
- a CDS encoding MATE family efflux transporter, whose translation MRTNLGKDNLVKTIFKFSIPSILTMWIYSLYTIVDGMFIGKFLGSKEIAAVNIVMPYVNFSFALGIMIAIGSGTMIAVKLGEGKEKEVERIYSIALETLLLLGMGLGVLGVFFPETVVKFLGANNIILTPAKTYLFVISFFTLFYLMAYGFEIFIRIDGNPSYSMFCNLGGAIMNIVLDYVFIVHFHWGIEGAALATGMAQFTTSFMLWYYLRFRATKFKFRFMKLDFKMVKSILFKGSPEFLTEVATGIVIMAFNIKIMNIIGEKGVSTFGIIGYISTLVTMTMIGFSQGLQPIISYNYGACEFEKIKKTLKIGIGTVFVLGIGFYSLVNLFASDIISVFVKNDIILYEITKEAITIYSFTYILMGLNIIIGAYFTAIENPKVSVVLSVLRGIIIINTLLYIFPTMFNSRGIWMSAPVNEMVTLVFSIIFFSTVGMREIEV comes from the coding sequence ATGAGGACAAATTTAGGTAAAGACAATTTGGTAAAAACTATTTTTAAATTTAGTATTCCATCAATTCTTACAATGTGGATTTATTCTCTATACACCATAGTAGATGGTATGTTTATAGGGAAATTTTTAGGAAGTAAAGAGATTGCTGCTGTAAATATTGTAATGCCTTATGTAAATTTTTCGTTTGCTTTAGGTATAATGATAGCCATAGGTTCTGGTACAATGATAGCAGTAAAATTAGGAGAGGGTAAAGAAAAAGAGGTAGAAAGAATATATAGTATTGCCTTAGAAACTTTACTTTTACTAGGAATGGGATTGGGAGTTTTAGGGGTATTTTTCCCTGAAACTGTTGTAAAATTCTTAGGAGCTAACAATATTATTTTAACCCCAGCTAAAACTTATCTTTTCGTTATTTCATTTTTTACATTGTTCTATTTAATGGCTTATGGTTTTGAAATATTTATAAGGATAGATGGAAATCCAAGCTATTCAATGTTTTGTAACTTAGGTGGTGCAATAATGAATATTGTACTAGACTATGTTTTTATCGTTCATTTCCATTGGGGAATAGAAGGAGCAGCATTGGCTACAGGAATGGCTCAATTTACTACATCATTTATGTTGTGGTATTATTTAAGATTTAGAGCTACTAAATTTAAGTTTAGATTTATGAAACTTGATTTTAAAATGGTAAAATCAATATTATTTAAGGGTTCTCCAGAATTTCTTACAGAAGTGGCCACAGGTATAGTTATTATGGCTTTTAATATCAAGATTATGAATATTATAGGAGAAAAGGGAGTATCTACTTTTGGAATAATTGGATATATTTCAACTTTAGTTACAATGACAATGATTGGATTTTCTCAAGGGTTACAACCAATTATAAGTTACAATTATGGAGCTTGTGAATTTGAGAAAATTAAAAAAACTTTGAAAATCGGTATAGGTACAGTTTTTGTATTAGGAATAGGATTTTATAGTTTAGTTAATTTATTTGCTAGTGATATAATATCTGTATTTGTAAAAAATGATATTATCCTTTATGAGATTACAAAAGAAGCTATTACAATTTATAGTTTTACATATATTTTAATGGGACTTAATATAATTATAGGGGCTTATTTCACAGCTATTGAAAACCCTAAAGTATCTGTTGTTTTAAGTGTTTTAAGAGGTATTATAATTATAAATACCTTACTTTATATTTTCCCAACTATGTTTAATAGTAGAGGTATATGGATGAGTGCACCTGTAAATGAAATGGTGACTTTGGTGTTCTCTATAATATTCTTTAGTACTGTTGGTATGAGAGAGATAGAAGTATAA
- a CDS encoding helix-turn-helix domain-containing protein: protein MEFDFLKNTTPKEIQLEIVKNVRRKRKELKLTQEELAKKSGVSFGSIKRFENKGEISLFSLIKIAIVLGCEEEFLELFKKKEYSSIEEIINGNY, encoded by the coding sequence ATGGAATTTGATTTTTTGAAGAATACGACACCTAAAGAAATTCAATTAGAAATAGTAAAAAATGTTAGGAGAAAAAGAAAAGAATTAAAATTGACACAGGAGGAATTAGCCAAAAAGTCGGGGGTGAGTTTTGGTTCTATAAAAAGATTTGAAAATAAAGGCGAAATTTCTCTATTTTCTCTTATAAAAATTGCTATTGTATTGGGATGTGAGGAGGAATTTTTAGAATTATTTAAGAAAAAGGAGTATAGCTCTATAGAGGAGATTATTAATGGAAATTATTAA
- the mnmG gene encoding tRNA uridine-5-carboxymethylaminomethyl(34) synthesis enzyme MnmG → MENLYDVIVVGGGHGGVEAALASARLGRKTLLITLSLDTISMMSCNPSIGGPGKSNLVAELDILGGEMGRHIDKYNLQLKDLNTSKGPAARITRGQADKYLYRIKMKDLVESTDNLDSLQESVDEIIVEEGKIKGVVTSLGLRYYSKAVVLATGTFLNGRIVIGDIEYIGGRQGEKAAEKLSDSIIKAGIHMERYQTATPPRLDKKTVDFSKMEELEGEKHPRYFSLFTEKEENNVVPTWLTHTTEKTIEVIQELLKYSPIVSGIIETHGPRHCPSIDRKVLNFPEKKNHQIFLELESSESNELYVNGLTTAMPPFAQDAILKTIAGLENAKIMRYGYAVEYDYIPAYQMYPSLENKIVEGLFTAGQINGTSGYEEAAAQGFIAGVNAARKTMGKDPVIIDRSEGYIGVLIDDIIHKKTPEPYRALPSRSEYRLTLRFDNGFMRLLDKAIEIGLLSDEKIEILKEAKANVLKEVEHLKEVKVPMRLANEILEKYGSDKKLTKGITANELLKFKELTYEDMAKELGLDIENYPKFVRSQIETITKYDIFIKREMEQIEKFKRLEGIMIPKDFDFETVQGISNIARAGLCEVRPLSIGEASRISGVTGNDIAILLGNINKK, encoded by the coding sequence ATGGAAAATTTATATGATGTTATAGTTGTTGGTGGAGGTCATGGAGGTGTTGAAGCAGCCCTTGCTTCTGCTAGACTTGGAAGAAAAACTTTACTTATAACTTTATCTTTAGATACAATTTCAATGATGTCTTGTAATCCATCAATCGGTGGTCCTGGAAAAAGTAACCTAGTGGCTGAACTTGATATTTTAGGTGGAGAGATGGGAAGACATATTGATAAATATAATCTTCAATTAAAAGACTTAAATACAAGTAAAGGTCCTGCTGCTAGAATAACTAGAGGACAGGCTGATAAATATCTTTATAGAATTAAAATGAAAGATTTAGTGGAGTCTACTGATAATTTAGATTCATTACAGGAAAGTGTAGATGAAATTATAGTAGAAGAAGGAAAAATAAAAGGGGTTGTAACCTCTTTAGGACTTAGATACTATTCTAAAGCTGTAGTTTTAGCTACAGGAACTTTTTTAAATGGTAGAATAGTTATAGGGGATATTGAATATATAGGTGGAAGACAAGGAGAAAAAGCAGCTGAAAAACTTTCTGATAGTATTATAAAAGCTGGAATTCACATGGAGAGATACCAAACAGCTACACCTCCTAGACTTGATAAAAAAACAGTAGATTTCTCTAAAATGGAGGAGTTAGAAGGAGAAAAACACCCTAGATATTTCTCATTATTTACTGAAAAAGAGGAGAATAATGTAGTACCAACTTGGCTTACTCATACAACTGAAAAAACTATTGAAGTTATACAAGAATTACTTAAATATTCTCCAATAGTATCTGGAATTATAGAAACTCACGGACCTAGACATTGTCCATCTATTGATAGAAAAGTTCTTAACTTTCCAGAAAAGAAAAATCATCAAATTTTCTTAGAGTTAGAATCAAGTGAATCAAATGAACTTTATGTAAATGGACTTACAACAGCTATGCCTCCTTTTGCTCAAGATGCTATATTAAAGACAATAGCTGGACTTGAAAATGCCAAAATAATGAGATATGGTTATGCTGTTGAATACGACTATATACCAGCTTATCAAATGTATCCAAGTCTTGAAAATAAAATTGTAGAAGGATTATTTACAGCTGGTCAAATAAATGGTACTTCTGGTTATGAAGAGGCAGCTGCCCAAGGATTTATAGCTGGTGTTAATGCTGCTAGAAAGACTATGGGAAAAGACCCTGTAATAATAGATAGAAGTGAAGGATATATTGGTGTTTTAATAGATGATATTATCCATAAGAAAACTCCAGAACCTTATAGAGCTTTACCATCTAGGTCTGAATATAGATTGACTTTAAGATTTGATAATGGATTTATGAGACTTTTGGATAAAGCTATTGAAATTGGACTTTTATCAGATGAGAAAATAGAAATATTAAAAGAGGCTAAAGCCAATGTTTTAAAAGAAGTAGAACATTTGAAAGAGGTAAAAGTACCTATGAGATTGGCCAATGAAATCTTAGAAAAATATGGTTCTGATAAAAAACTTACTAAGGGAATTACAGCCAATGAGTTACTTAAATTTAAAGAGTTAACTTATGAAGATATGGCAAAAGAGTTAGGTTTAGATATAGAAAATTATCCTAAGTTTGTAAGAAGTCAAATTGAAACCATAACTAAGTATGATATATTTATCAAAAGAGAGATGGAACAGATTGAAAAATTCAAAAGATTAGAGGGGATAATGATACCGAAAGATTTTGATTTTGAAACTGTACAAGGTATATCAAATATAGCTAGAGCTGGACTTTGTGAAGTAAGACCACTATCAATAGGTGAGGCTAGTAGAATAAGTGGAGTAACAGGAAATGATATAGCTATATTATTAGGAAATATAAATAAAAAATAA
- a CDS encoding Hsp20/alpha crystallin family protein produces the protein MLMPSIFRRGFMNDVFDDDFFMDGFKNQKSIGSTDIKELENSYLLEVELPGFAKEDIKAEINNGYLVITASHNENKDEKDNEGRYIRKERYTGQCTRSFYIGENLTQEDIKGKFENGILKLEVPKKEIQEKIPEKRYIQIEG, from the coding sequence ATGTTGATGCCAAGTATTTTTAGAAGAGGATTTATGAATGATGTTTTTGATGATGATTTCTTTATGGACGGTTTTAAAAATCAAAAATCAATAGGTAGCACAGATATTAAAGAGTTAGAAAACTCATATTTATTAGAAGTAGAACTTCCAGGATTTGCTAAAGAGGACATAAAAGCTGAAATTAACAATGGATATTTAGTTATCACAGCTTCTCACAATGAAAATAAAGATGAGAAAGATAACGAAGGAAGATATATAAGAAAAGAAAGATACACAGGACAATGTACTAGAAGTTTCTACATTGGTGAAAATCTAACTCAAGAAGATATAAAAGGTAAATTTGAAAATGGTATTTTAAAATTAGAAGTTCCAAAAAAAGAAATTCAAGAAAAAATACCTGAAAAAAGATATATTCAAATAGAAGGATAA